A single region of the Aeromonas hydrophila subsp. hydrophila ATCC 7966 genome encodes:
- a CDS encoding TraR/DksA family transcriptional regulator: MCDFMTEDQLAFYKGQIERQILELEDRLNSQASQAIATDTNEMADEIDRASIEEARRLELNRIEHDKLHLRKLRGALKRISEGDFGYCESCGDEISLKRLQARPESRFCVECQSTKEFNDTHVYRRVA, translated from the coding sequence ATGTGTGATTTCATGACTGAAGACCAACTGGCCTTTTACAAGGGACAGATCGAGCGCCAGATCCTCGAACTCGAAGATCGTCTCAACTCCCAGGCCAGCCAGGCCATCGCCACCGATACCAACGAGATGGCTGATGAAATTGACCGTGCCAGCATCGAGGAAGCCCGTCGTCTGGAGCTGAACCGCATCGAGCATGACAAGCTGCATCTGCGCAAGCTGCGTGGTGCCCTCAAGCGCATCAGCGAAGGGGATTTCGGTTACTGCGAATCCTGCGGTGACGAGATCTCCCTCAAGCGGCTGCAGGCTCGTCCCGAGTCCCGCTTCTGCGTTGAATGCCAGAGCACCAAGGAGTTCAACGATACCCACGTGTATCGTCGCGTCGCCTGA
- a CDS encoding Mpo1 family 2-hydroxy fatty acid dioxygenase: MKGIEEWFELYGQSHRHPVNVAIHKLAVPGIYLCSLALFWCLPAGPLPPSLNWAALVAIPVLAFYLRLSFALFVGMTVLTALGLVICHSWQGPLLWPALAGFVLLWITQFVGHKIEGKRPSFLADLQFLLIGPAWVLASLYRRLGIPY; the protein is encoded by the coding sequence ATGAAGGGAATCGAGGAGTGGTTTGAACTGTACGGCCAGAGCCACCGGCACCCGGTCAATGTGGCGATCCACAAGCTGGCGGTGCCCGGTATCTATCTCTGCTCGTTGGCCCTGTTCTGGTGCCTGCCGGCCGGGCCGCTGCCGCCGTCGCTCAACTGGGCCGCGCTGGTCGCCATCCCGGTGCTGGCCTTCTACCTGCGGCTGTCGTTTGCGCTGTTTGTGGGCATGACGGTGCTGACCGCGCTGGGGCTGGTCATTTGCCACAGCTGGCAAGGCCCATTGCTGTGGCCGGCGCTGGCCGGGTTCGTGCTGCTCTGGATAACCCAGTTCGTCGGTCACAAGATCGAGGGCAAGCGCCCCTCCTTCCTCGCCGACCTGCAGTTTTTGCTGATCGGCCCCGCCTGGGTGCTGGCCAGCCTCTATCGTCGTTTGGGCATTCCCTACTGA
- a CDS encoding 2-hydroxyacid dehydrogenase: MRVAVFSTKSYDKEHFNQANSQYGYELEFFDVRLEAKTARLAHGFPVVCLFVNDDADREVLTELATNGTRVIALRCAGYNNVDLAAAKELGLKVVRVPAYSPEAVAEHAVGLMMTLNRRIHKAYQRTRDANFSLEGLVGFNMHGRTAGIIGTGKIGIATLRILKGFGMRLLVSDPYPNQAAIDLGAEYVDLDTLFRQSDVISLHCPLFKENYHLLNKEAFAKMKDGVMIINTSRGGLLDSNAAIEALKTARIGALGLDVYEEEEDLFFADKSNEVITDDVFRRLSACHNVLFTGHQAFLTREALHAIADTTLSNIRAIDSQGRCDNEVE, encoded by the coding sequence ATGAGAGTCGCCGTTTTCAGTACCAAGAGCTACGACAAAGAACACTTCAATCAGGCCAACAGCCAGTACGGTTATGAACTGGAGTTCTTCGACGTGCGGCTGGAGGCCAAGACTGCCCGGCTAGCCCACGGCTTCCCCGTGGTGTGCCTGTTCGTCAACGACGATGCCGACCGCGAGGTGCTGACCGAGCTGGCCACCAATGGCACCAGGGTGATCGCCCTGCGCTGCGCCGGCTACAACAACGTGGATCTGGCCGCCGCCAAGGAGCTGGGGCTGAAGGTGGTGCGAGTGCCCGCCTACTCCCCGGAAGCGGTCGCCGAACACGCGGTGGGCCTGATGATGACCCTCAACCGTCGCATCCACAAAGCCTATCAACGCACCCGTGACGCCAACTTCTCGCTGGAGGGGCTGGTCGGCTTCAACATGCACGGCCGCACCGCCGGCATCATCGGTACCGGCAAGATCGGCATCGCCACCCTGCGCATCCTCAAGGGCTTCGGCATGCGCCTGCTGGTGAGCGATCCCTATCCGAACCAGGCGGCCATCGATCTCGGCGCCGAGTACGTGGATCTCGATACCCTGTTCCGCCAGTCCGACGTCATCAGCCTGCACTGCCCGCTGTTCAAGGAGAACTACCACCTACTGAACAAGGAAGCGTTCGCCAAGATGAAGGACGGGGTGATGATCATCAACACCAGCCGGGGCGGCCTGCTCGACTCCAACGCCGCCATCGAGGCGCTCAAGACCGCCCGCATCGGCGCGCTGGGGCTGGACGTCTACGAGGAAGAAGAAGATCTCTTCTTCGCCGACAAGTCCAACGAAGTGATCACCGATGACGTGTTCCGCCGCCTGTCGGCCTGCCACAACGTGCTGTTCACTGGTCACCAGGCCTTCCTGACCCGCGAGGCGCTGCACGCCATCGCCGACACCACCCTCAGCAACATCCGCGCCATCGACAGCCAGGGTCGCTGCGACAACGAGGTGGAGTAA
- the yegD gene encoding molecular chaperone, with protein MFIGFDYGTSNCAVAVMEQGSPRLLNLSGAHYLPSTLHAPHRDAIAGLLAEGLAPAQQSEYLKLRGPVVTRAQAVRRQMREEGLIDELSFGAAALERYLEEPDDGYYLKSPKSFLGAYGLKAPQIALFEDIVCAMMLHVRREAEQQLGAPIRRAVVGRPVNFQGLAGEESNRQAIAILSEAARLAGFEQVEFLYEPVAAGFEFEARLTEDAVVLVVDIGGGTTDCSVLRMGPSHRDRLDRDGDLLGHSGQRIGGNDFDIRLTVEGMMPLLGMHETLKTGKPLPHPLFWDAAAINDVSAQSRFYSLDTARQLQDLQLDSQPGSKLGRLASLRAHKLSHQLVWRAEQGKIALSTQESNHQSLSELEKGLEAELTREQLANASALLLEKIGELMDEAIAAAGVQPDRVFITGGSARSPLIQAFIRQKLPQVPLEGGDDFGSVASGLARYAERLFGSGQPTPI; from the coding sequence ATGTTTATCGGATTTGATTACGGTACCTCCAACTGTGCCGTCGCCGTGATGGAACAAGGCAGCCCCAGGCTGCTGAACCTGAGCGGTGCCCACTACCTTCCCTCCACCCTGCACGCGCCCCACCGGGATGCCATTGCCGGCCTGCTGGCCGAAGGGCTGGCCCCCGCCCAGCAGAGCGAGTACCTCAAGCTGCGCGGCCCCGTGGTCACCCGAGCCCAGGCGGTACGCCGCCAGATGCGCGAAGAGGGGCTGATCGACGAGCTCAGCTTTGGCGCCGCGGCGCTGGAGCGCTATCTGGAAGAGCCGGACGACGGCTACTACCTCAAGTCGCCCAAATCCTTCCTCGGCGCCTACGGCCTCAAGGCACCGCAGATCGCCCTGTTCGAAGACATCGTCTGCGCCATGATGCTGCACGTGCGGCGCGAGGCGGAGCAGCAGCTCGGCGCACCGATCCGCCGGGCCGTGGTCGGCCGCCCGGTCAACTTCCAGGGGCTGGCGGGGGAAGAGAGCAACCGTCAGGCCATCGCCATCCTGAGCGAAGCGGCCCGCCTCGCCGGGTTCGAGCAGGTGGAGTTTCTCTATGAGCCGGTGGCGGCCGGCTTCGAATTCGAGGCCCGCCTGACCGAGGATGCGGTGGTGCTGGTGGTGGACATCGGCGGCGGCACCACCGACTGCTCCGTGCTGCGGATGGGCCCGAGTCACCGCGACCGGCTCGATCGCGACGGCGATCTGCTCGGCCACAGCGGCCAGCGCATCGGCGGCAACGACTTTGACATCCGGCTGACGGTGGAGGGCATGATGCCGCTGCTCGGCATGCACGAGACCCTCAAGACCGGCAAGCCGCTGCCCCACCCGCTGTTCTGGGATGCCGCCGCCATCAACGACGTCAGCGCCCAGAGCCGCTTCTACAGCCTGGATACCGCCCGCCAGCTGCAGGATCTGCAACTCGACAGCCAGCCCGGCAGCAAGCTGGGCCGCCTCGCCAGCCTGCGCGCCCACAAGCTGAGCCACCAGCTGGTGTGGCGCGCCGAGCAGGGCAAGATCGCCCTCTCGACGCAGGAGTCCAATCACCAATCGCTGAGCGAGCTGGAAAAAGGGCTGGAGGCGGAGCTGACCCGCGAACAGCTGGCCAATGCCTCTGCCCTGCTGCTGGAGAAAATTGGCGAGCTGATGGATGAAGCCATCGCCGCCGCCGGCGTGCAGCCGGATCGGGTCTTCATCACCGGCGGCAGCGCCCGCTCCCCGCTGATCCAGGCCTTCATCCGCCAGAAGTTGCCCCAGGTGCCGCTGG
- a CDS encoding type 2 periplasmic-binding domain-containing protein, with amino-acid sequence MKWFLKLCLCLPLLAQAQTLTVKVPSRPINDLDKEYQLKLLELALTHAGQPFRIKQVELNLNQYSLQQQLSKGQTINVFWMGTSSALESSLIAVPIPLFRGLEGLRLSFIHADAQEKFNQINSLADLKKLKAAQGVGWADNKILENAGIPTYSGRYSNLFRLINDGDKLDFFPRNLVEIFAERSELVAQYPNLVIDQHLLIRYPFAEFFFVSPESPKLAKAIQTGLERAYADGSFMKFFRENPKIREALASANLERRVTISLPNPDMTPLLKSIPAQYWEYPPQG; translated from the coding sequence GTGAAATGGTTCCTCAAACTGTGCTTGTGTCTGCCGTTGCTGGCACAAGCACAGACCCTCACGGTCAAGGTTCCCAGCCGACCGATCAACGACCTCGACAAAGAGTACCAGCTCAAGCTGCTGGAACTGGCGCTGACCCATGCCGGCCAGCCGTTTCGCATCAAGCAGGTCGAACTCAACCTCAACCAGTACAGCCTGCAGCAACAGCTGAGCAAGGGCCAAACCATTAATGTGTTCTGGATGGGCACCTCCAGCGCCCTCGAATCCTCGCTCATCGCCGTGCCGATCCCGCTGTTTCGCGGTCTGGAAGGGCTGCGGCTCTCCTTCATCCACGCCGATGCCCAGGAGAAGTTCAACCAGATCAACTCGCTGGCCGATCTCAAGAAACTGAAGGCGGCGCAAGGGGTGGGCTGGGCCGACAACAAGATCCTCGAAAACGCCGGCATCCCCACCTATTCGGGGCGCTACAGCAACCTGTTTCGGCTGATCAACGACGGTGACAAGCTGGACTTCTTCCCGCGCAATCTGGTGGAGATCTTCGCCGAGCGCAGCGAGCTGGTGGCGCAATATCCCAACCTGGTCATCGATCAGCACCTGCTGATCCGCTACCCCTTCGCCGAGTTCTTCTTCGTCAGCCCGGAATCCCCCAAGCTGGCCAAGGCGATCCAGACCGGGCTTGAGCGGGCCTATGCCGACGGCAGCTTCATGAAATTCTTCCGGGAGAACCCCAAGATCCGCGAGGCCCTGGCCAGCGCCAATCTCGAGCGGCGGGTCACCATCTCCCTGCCCAATCCCGACATGACACCGTTGCTAAAATCCATTCCGGCCCAATATTGGGAGTATCCCCCGCAGGGATAA
- a CDS encoding CreA family protein, which translates to MRHPQILARALPLLLGALIAGPALADKADPVGEVSTAFKLFGPNHKILVEAFDDPRIDGVACYLARPKTGGVKGGLGLAEDPSHASLSCHQIGPITLPAKLKAGEEVFDVSTSLVFKEQKVVRFYDQKRNALVYLTYSTKLVDGSYKSAVSAVPIMPWG; encoded by the coding sequence ATGAGACATCCTCAGATCCTTGCTCGCGCCCTGCCGCTGTTGCTGGGCGCACTGATTGCCGGCCCGGCGCTGGCCGACAAGGCCGACCCGGTCGGCGAGGTGAGCACCGCCTTCAAGCTGTTTGGCCCCAACCACAAGATCCTGGTGGAGGCGTTCGACGATCCCCGCATCGACGGCGTCGCCTGCTATCTGGCGCGTCCCAAGACCGGCGGCGTCAAGGGCGGACTCGGGCTGGCGGAAGACCCCTCTCACGCCTCCCTCTCGTGCCACCAGATCGGCCCCATCACCCTGCCCGCCAAGCTGAAGGCGGGGGAAGAGGTGTTCGACGTCAGCACCTCGCTGGTGTTCAAGGAGCAGAAAGTGGTGCGCTTTTACGATCAAAAGCGCAACGCGCTGGTCTATCTGACTTACAGCACCAAGCTGGTGGATGGTTCTTACAAGAGCGCGGTCAGCGCCGTGCCCATCATGCCGTGGGGCTGA
- a CDS encoding glutamine synthetase family protein: protein MDSIKGWMESNRITEVECLFPDFTGNARGKIIPANKFLREGGMRLPEVIFTQTVTGEYPDDDSMIDPLERDMQLYPDPNTIRFVPWALEPTAQVIHDCFDINGKLIDIAPRSVLRRVLSFYEKQGWKPVVAPELEFYLVKRNEDPDYPLVPPVGRNGRPETARQSFSIDAVNEFDPIFEDMYDYCEAQELEVDTLIHESGAAQMEINFLHGDAVDLADQVFLFKRTMREAAHRHGIYATFMAKPMSDEPGSAMHIHQSLEDVNGRNLFGTENGGHSELFMHFIAGLQKYTPAVTALLAPNVNSYRRLTFGESAPRNVQWGVENRTCGLRVPFSEASARRVENRFAGADANPYLALAATLACGYLGMMEKLEPLPEMKSSAYELPYSLPRSLEEALSHLEQCDPIKEMLGERFTRAFVAVKRKEYETYFGVISRWEREFLLLNV, encoded by the coding sequence ATGGACAGTATCAAGGGCTGGATGGAGAGCAATCGCATCACGGAAGTGGAGTGCCTGTTTCCGGATTTCACCGGCAATGCCCGAGGCAAGATCATTCCAGCCAACAAGTTTCTGCGCGAGGGGGGCATGCGCCTGCCCGAGGTCATCTTCACCCAGACGGTGACCGGCGAGTATCCGGATGACGACAGCATGATCGACCCGCTGGAGCGGGACATGCAGCTCTATCCCGATCCCAACACCATTCGTTTCGTACCCTGGGCGCTGGAGCCGACCGCCCAAGTGATCCACGACTGTTTCGACATCAATGGCAAGCTGATCGACATCGCGCCGCGCTCCGTGCTGCGTCGGGTCCTGTCATTTTACGAGAAGCAGGGCTGGAAGCCGGTGGTGGCCCCCGAGCTGGAATTCTATCTGGTCAAGCGCAACGAAGACCCCGACTATCCGCTGGTGCCGCCGGTAGGGCGCAACGGCCGCCCCGAGACGGCCCGCCAATCGTTCAGCATCGACGCGGTCAACGAATTCGACCCCATCTTTGAAGACATGTACGACTACTGCGAGGCGCAGGAGCTGGAGGTGGACACCCTGATCCACGAGTCCGGCGCCGCCCAGATGGAGATCAACTTCCTGCACGGCGACGCCGTCGATCTGGCGGATCAGGTGTTCCTGTTCAAGCGCACCATGCGGGAAGCGGCCCACCGCCACGGGATTTACGCCACCTTCATGGCCAAGCCGATGAGCGACGAGCCCGGCTCCGCCATGCACATCCACCAGAGTCTGGAAGATGTGAACGGTCGCAACCTGTTCGGCACCGAGAACGGCGGCCACTCCGAGTTGTTCATGCACTTCATCGCCGGCCTGCAGAAATACACGCCGGCGGTGACCGCGCTGCTGGCCCCCAACGTCAACTCCTACCGCCGCCTCACCTTTGGCGAGAGCGCACCGCGCAACGTGCAGTGGGGGGTGGAGAACCGCACCTGCGGGCTGCGGGTGCCCTTCTCCGAGGCCAGTGCCCGCCGGGTGGAGAACCGCTTCGCCGGCGCCGATGCCAATCCGTATCTGGCGCTGGCCGCCACCTTGGCCTGCGGCTACCTCGGCATGATGGAGAAGCTGGAGCCGCTGCCGGAGATGAAGTCGAGCGCCTATGAGCTGCCCTACAGCCTGCCCCGCTCGCTGGAGGAGGCATTGAGCCACCTGGAGCAGTGTGACCCCATCAAGGAGATGCTGGGCGAGCGCTTTACCCGGGCCTTCGTGGCGGTCAAACGCAAGGAGTATGAGACCTACTTCGGGGTGATCAGCCGCTGGGAACGGGAGTTCCTGCTGCTGAACGTGTGA